One Theropithecus gelada isolate Dixy chromosome 17, Tgel_1.0, whole genome shotgun sequence genomic region harbors:
- the LOC112610898 gene encoding endoplasmic reticulum export factor CTAGE5-like isoform X2, translating into MEEPGATPQPYWGLLLEEPRRVVAALPEGRRPDSTPYGFPWELVICAAVVGFFAVPFFLWRSFRSVRSRLYAGREKNLADALSGLIEEKCRLLEKFSLVQKEYEAYEATCEKLNRSNSELEHEILCLEKELKEEKSKHSEQDELMADISKGIQSLEDESKSLKSQVAEAKMTLKRFQMNEERLKIAIQDALNENCQLQESQKQLLQEAEVWKEQVSELNKQKITFEDSKVHAEQVLNDKENHIETLTEHLLQIKDWAAMLEEDITDDGNLELEMNSESEGGAYLDNPPKGALKKLIHAAKLNTSLTTLEGERNQIYIQLSEVDETKKELRGHIKNLQTEQASLQSENTHFESENQKLQEKVKVMTELYQENAMKLYRKLIVEENNRSENEKLSKVDETISHGTGELETCRKRAKDLEEQFERVLHFYQGKIISYKKKVDGNCLAAWIAERNLNDLRKENAHNRQKLAETEFKMKLLEKDPYALDVPNTAFGRQHSSYGPSPLGRPSSEMRAFLYPPTLSEGPLRLSPSLPMGGGRGPRGPGNPLDHQITNERGESSCERLTSPYRAPSDTGPLSPPWEQDRRMMFPPPGQSYPDSALPPQRQDTFYSNSARRSGPAELGSFNMPSSDKMDGSMPSEMESSRNDTKDNLGNLNVPDSSLPAENEATGPGFVPPALAPIRGPLLPVDMRGPFMRRGPPFPPPPPGTMFGASPNYFPPRDVPGPPRAPFAMRNVYPPRGFPPYLPPRPGFWPPPTPTF; encoded by the exons ATGGAGGAGCCCGGGGCTACCCCTCAGCCTTACTGGGGGCTGCTCCTGGAGGAGCCACGCAGGGTTGTGGCAGCACTGCCTGAAGGCAGGAGACCAGATTCGACTCCTTATGGTTTTCCATGGGAATTGGTGATATGTGCAGCTGTCGTTGGATTTTTTGCTGTTCCCTTTTTCTTGTGGAGAAGTTTTAGATCGGTTAGGAGTCGGCTTTATGCGGGAAGAGAGAAAAACCTTGCTGACGCGCTTTCTGGactaattgaagaaaaatgtagaTTACTTGAAAAGTTTAGCCTTGTTCAAAAAGAGTATGAAGCCTATGAA GCAACCTGTGAAAAGCTGAACAGGTCCAATTCTGAACTTGAGCATGAAATACTCTGTCTagaaaaagagttaaaagaagagaaatcgaAACATTCTGAACAAGATGAATTGATGGCGGATATTTCCAAAGGCATACAGTCTCTAGAAGATGAGTCAAAATCCCTCaaatcccaagtagctgaagcCAAAATGACCTTGAAGAGatttcaaatgaatgaagaaCGACTGAAGATAGCAATACAAGATGCTTTGAATGAAAATTGTCAACTTCAGGAAAGCCAGAAACAGCTTTTGCAAGAAGCTGAAGTATGGAAAGAACAAGTGAGTGaacttaataaacagaaaataacatttgaagaCTCCAAAGTACACGCAGAACAAGTtctaaatgataaagaaaatcacaTCGAGACTCTAACTGAACACTTGCTACAGATCAAAGATTGGGCTGCTATGCTGGAAGAAGACATAACAGATGATGGTAACTTGGAATTAGAAATGAACAGTGAATCAGAAGGTGGTGCTTACTTAGATAATCCTCCGAAAGGAGCTTTGAAGAAACTGATTCATGCAGCTAAGTTAAATACTTCGTTAACAACcttagaaggagaaagaaaccaAATTTATATTCAGTTATCTGAAGTTGATGAAACCAAGAAGGAGCTCAGAGGGCATATTAAAAACCTTCAGACGGAACAAGCATCTTTGCAGTCGGAAAACACACACTTTGAAAGTGAGAATCAGAAACTTCAAGAGAAAGTTAAAGTAATGACTGAATTATATCAAGAAAATGCAATGAAACTCTACAGGAAATTAATAGTAGAGGAAAATAACCGGTCAGAGAATGAGAAACTTTCTAAAGTAGATGAAACGATCAGCCATGGCACTGGAGAGCTGGAGACCTGCAGAAAGCGAGCCAAAGATCTGGAAGAACAATTTGAGAGAGTTCTTCATTTTTATCAAGGGAAGATTATTTCCTATAAGAAAAAAGTAGATGGTAATTGTTTGGCAGCTTGGATTGCTGAAAGAAACCTCaatgatttaaggaaagaaaatgctcacaacagacaaaaattagccgaaacagagtttaaaatgaaacttttagaaaaagatCCTTATGCACTTGATGTTCCAAATACAGCATTTGGCAGACAGCATTCCTCATATGGTCCCTCTCCACTGGGTCGGCCTTCATCTGAAATGAGAGCTTTTCTCTATCCTCCAACTTTGTCGGAGGGTCCACTGAGACTCTCACCTTCGCTTCcaatgggaggagggagaggcccAAGAGGCCCAGGGAATCCTCTGGACCATCAGATTACCAATGAAAGAGGAGAATCAAGCTGTGAGAGGTTAACCAGTCCTTATAGGGCTCCTTCTGACACTGGGCCCCTGTCGCCTCCGTGGGAACAGGACCGTAGGATGATGTTTCCTCCACCAGGACAATCATATCCTGATTCAGCTCTTCCTCCACAAAGGCAAGAcacattttattctaattctgcTAGACGCTCTGGACCAGCAGAACTCGGAAGTTTTAATATGCCTTCTTCGGATAAAATGGATGGGTCAATGCCTTCAGAAATGGAATCCAGTAGAAATGATACCAAAGATAATCTTGGTAATTTAAATGTGCCTGATTCATCTCTCCCCGCTGAAAATGAAGCAACTGGCCCGGGCTTTGTTCCTCCAGCTCTCGCTCCAATCAGAGGTCCGTTGTTGCCAGTGGATATGAGAGGCCCGTTCATGAGAAGAGGACCTCCtttccctccacctcctccaggaaccATGTTTGGAGCttctccaaattattttccacCAAGGGATGTCCCAGGTCCACCACGTGCTCCATTTGCAATGAGAAATGTCTATCCACCGAGGGGTTTTCCTCCTTACCTTCCCCCAAGACCTGGATTTtggcccccccccacccccacattctGA
- the LOC112610898 gene encoding endoplasmic reticulum export factor CTAGE5-like isoform X3: MEEPGATPQPYWGLLLEEPRRVVAALPEGRRPDSTPYGFPWELVICAAVVGFFAVPFFLWRSFRSVRSRLYAGREKNLADALSGLIEEKCRLLEKFSLVQKEYEAYEVESSLEDASSEKEATEEQNLEATCEKLNRSNSELEHEILCLEKELKEEKSKHSEQDELMADISKGIQSLEDESKSLKSQVAEAKMTLKRFQMNEERLKIAIQDALNENCQLQESQKQLLQEAEVWKEQVSELNKQKITFEDSKVHAEQVLNDKENHIETLTEHLLQIKDWAAMLEEDITDDGNLELEMNSESEGGAYLDNPPKGALKKLIHAAKLNTSLTTLEGERNQIYIQLSEVDETKKELRGHIKNLQTEQASLQSENTHFESENQKLQEKVKVMTELYQENAMKLYRKLIVEENNRSENEKLSKVDETISHGTGELETCRKRAKDLEEQFERVLHFYQGKIISYKKKVDGNCLAAWIAERNLNDLRKENAHNRQKLAETEFKMKLLEKDPYALDVPNTAFGRGPRGPGNPLDHQITNERGESSCERLTSPYRAPSDTGPLSPPWEQDRRMMFPPPGQSYPDSALPPQRQDTFYSNSARRSGPAELGSFNMPSSDKMDGSMPSEMESSRNDTKDNLGNLNVPDSSLPAENEATGPGFVPPALAPIRGPLLPVDMRGPFMRRGPPFPPPPPGTMFGASPNYFPPRDVPGPPRAPFAMRNVYPPRGFPPYLPPRPGFWPPPTPTF, from the exons ATGGAGGAGCCCGGGGCTACCCCTCAGCCTTACTGGGGGCTGCTCCTGGAGGAGCCACGCAGGGTTGTGGCAGCACTGCCTGAAGGCAGGAGACCAGATTCGACTCCTTATGGTTTTCCATGGGAATTGGTGATATGTGCAGCTGTCGTTGGATTTTTTGCTGTTCCCTTTTTCTTGTGGAGAAGTTTTAGATCGGTTAGGAGTCGGCTTTATGCGGGAAGAGAGAAAAACCTTGCTGACGCGCTTTCTGGactaattgaagaaaaatgtagaTTACTTGAAAAGTTTAGCCTTGTTCAAAAAGAGTATGAAGCCTATGAAGTAGAGTCATCTTTAGAGGATGCCAGCTCTGAGAAGGAGGCAACAGAAGAACAAAATTTGGAGGCAACCTGTGAAAAGCTGAACAGGTCCAATTCTGAACTTGAGCATGAAATACTCTGTCTagaaaaagagttaaaagaagagaaatcgaAACATTCTGAACAAGATGAATTGATGGCGGATATTTCCAAAGGCATACAGTCTCTAGAAGATGAGTCAAAATCCCTCaaatcccaagtagctgaagcCAAAATGACCTTGAAGAGatttcaaatgaatgaagaaCGACTGAAGATAGCAATACAAGATGCTTTGAATGAAAATTGTCAACTTCAGGAAAGCCAGAAACAGCTTTTGCAAGAAGCTGAAGTATGGAAAGAACAAGTGAGTGaacttaataaacagaaaataacatttgaagaCTCCAAAGTACACGCAGAACAAGTtctaaatgataaagaaaatcacaTCGAGACTCTAACTGAACACTTGCTACAGATCAAAGATTGGGCTGCTATGCTGGAAGAAGACATAACAGATGATGGTAACTTGGAATTAGAAATGAACAGTGAATCAGAAGGTGGTGCTTACTTAGATAATCCTCCGAAAGGAGCTTTGAAGAAACTGATTCATGCAGCTAAGTTAAATACTTCGTTAACAACcttagaaggagaaagaaaccaAATTTATATTCAGTTATCTGAAGTTGATGAAACCAAGAAGGAGCTCAGAGGGCATATTAAAAACCTTCAGACGGAACAAGCATCTTTGCAGTCGGAAAACACACACTTTGAAAGTGAGAATCAGAAACTTCAAGAGAAAGTTAAAGTAATGACTGAATTATATCAAGAAAATGCAATGAAACTCTACAGGAAATTAATAGTAGAGGAAAATAACCGGTCAGAGAATGAGAAACTTTCTAAAGTAGATGAAACGATCAGCCATGGCACTGGAGAGCTGGAGACCTGCAGAAAGCGAGCCAAAGATCTGGAAGAACAATTTGAGAGAGTTCTTCATTTTTATCAAGGGAAGATTATTTCCTATAAGAAAAAAGTAGATGGTAATTGTTTGGCAGCTTGGATTGCTGAAAGAAACCTCaatgatttaaggaaagaaaatgctcacaacagacaaaaattagccgaaacagagtttaaaatgaaacttttagaaaaagatCCTTATGCACTTGATGTTCCAAATACAGCATTTG ggagaggcccAAGAGGCCCAGGGAATCCTCTGGACCATCAGATTACCAATGAAAGAGGAGAATCAAGCTGTGAGAGGTTAACCAGTCCTTATAGGGCTCCTTCTGACACTGGGCCCCTGTCGCCTCCGTGGGAACAGGACCGTAGGATGATGTTTCCTCCACCAGGACAATCATATCCTGATTCAGCTCTTCCTCCACAAAGGCAAGAcacattttattctaattctgcTAGACGCTCTGGACCAGCAGAACTCGGAAGTTTTAATATGCCTTCTTCGGATAAAATGGATGGGTCAATGCCTTCAGAAATGGAATCCAGTAGAAATGATACCAAAGATAATCTTGGTAATTTAAATGTGCCTGATTCATCTCTCCCCGCTGAAAATGAAGCAACTGGCCCGGGCTTTGTTCCTCCAGCTCTCGCTCCAATCAGAGGTCCGTTGTTGCCAGTGGATATGAGAGGCCCGTTCATGAGAAGAGGACCTCCtttccctccacctcctccaggaaccATGTTTGGAGCttctccaaattattttccacCAAGGGATGTCCCAGGTCCACCACGTGCTCCATTTGCAATGAGAAATGTCTATCCACCGAGGGGTTTTCCTCCTTACCTTCCCCCAAGACCTGGATTTtggcccccccccacccccacattctGA
- the LOC112610898 gene encoding endoplasmic reticulum export factor CTAGE5-like isoform X1 — translation MEEPGATPQPYWGLLLEEPRRVVAALPEGRRPDSTPYGFPWELVICAAVVGFFAVPFFLWRSFRSVRSRLYAGREKNLADALSGLIEEKCRLLEKFSLVQKEYEAYEVESSLEDASSEKEATEEQNLEATCEKLNRSNSELEHEILCLEKELKEEKSKHSEQDELMADISKGIQSLEDESKSLKSQVAEAKMTLKRFQMNEERLKIAIQDALNENCQLQESQKQLLQEAEVWKEQVSELNKQKITFEDSKVHAEQVLNDKENHIETLTEHLLQIKDWAAMLEEDITDDGNLELEMNSESEGGAYLDNPPKGALKKLIHAAKLNTSLTTLEGERNQIYIQLSEVDETKKELRGHIKNLQTEQASLQSENTHFESENQKLQEKVKVMTELYQENAMKLYRKLIVEENNRSENEKLSKVDETISHGTGELETCRKRAKDLEEQFERVLHFYQGKIISYKKKVDGNCLAAWIAERNLNDLRKENAHNRQKLAETEFKMKLLEKDPYALDVPNTAFGRQHSSYGPSPLGRPSSEMRAFLYPPTLSEGPLRLSPSLPMGGGRGPRGPGNPLDHQITNERGESSCERLTSPYRAPSDTGPLSPPWEQDRRMMFPPPGQSYPDSALPPQRQDTFYSNSARRSGPAELGSFNMPSSDKMDGSMPSEMESSRNDTKDNLGNLNVPDSSLPAENEATGPGFVPPALAPIRGPLLPVDMRGPFMRRGPPFPPPPPGTMFGASPNYFPPRDVPGPPRAPFAMRNVYPPRGFPPYLPPRPGFWPPPTPTF, via the coding sequence ATGGAGGAGCCCGGGGCTACCCCTCAGCCTTACTGGGGGCTGCTCCTGGAGGAGCCACGCAGGGTTGTGGCAGCACTGCCTGAAGGCAGGAGACCAGATTCGACTCCTTATGGTTTTCCATGGGAATTGGTGATATGTGCAGCTGTCGTTGGATTTTTTGCTGTTCCCTTTTTCTTGTGGAGAAGTTTTAGATCGGTTAGGAGTCGGCTTTATGCGGGAAGAGAGAAAAACCTTGCTGACGCGCTTTCTGGactaattgaagaaaaatgtagaTTACTTGAAAAGTTTAGCCTTGTTCAAAAAGAGTATGAAGCCTATGAAGTAGAGTCATCTTTAGAGGATGCCAGCTCTGAGAAGGAGGCAACAGAAGAACAAAATTTGGAGGCAACCTGTGAAAAGCTGAACAGGTCCAATTCTGAACTTGAGCATGAAATACTCTGTCTagaaaaagagttaaaagaagagaaatcgaAACATTCTGAACAAGATGAATTGATGGCGGATATTTCCAAAGGCATACAGTCTCTAGAAGATGAGTCAAAATCCCTCaaatcccaagtagctgaagcCAAAATGACCTTGAAGAGatttcaaatgaatgaagaaCGACTGAAGATAGCAATACAAGATGCTTTGAATGAAAATTGTCAACTTCAGGAAAGCCAGAAACAGCTTTTGCAAGAAGCTGAAGTATGGAAAGAACAAGTGAGTGaacttaataaacagaaaataacatttgaagaCTCCAAAGTACACGCAGAACAAGTtctaaatgataaagaaaatcacaTCGAGACTCTAACTGAACACTTGCTACAGATCAAAGATTGGGCTGCTATGCTGGAAGAAGACATAACAGATGATGGTAACTTGGAATTAGAAATGAACAGTGAATCAGAAGGTGGTGCTTACTTAGATAATCCTCCGAAAGGAGCTTTGAAGAAACTGATTCATGCAGCTAAGTTAAATACTTCGTTAACAACcttagaaggagaaagaaaccaAATTTATATTCAGTTATCTGAAGTTGATGAAACCAAGAAGGAGCTCAGAGGGCATATTAAAAACCTTCAGACGGAACAAGCATCTTTGCAGTCGGAAAACACACACTTTGAAAGTGAGAATCAGAAACTTCAAGAGAAAGTTAAAGTAATGACTGAATTATATCAAGAAAATGCAATGAAACTCTACAGGAAATTAATAGTAGAGGAAAATAACCGGTCAGAGAATGAGAAACTTTCTAAAGTAGATGAAACGATCAGCCATGGCACTGGAGAGCTGGAGACCTGCAGAAAGCGAGCCAAAGATCTGGAAGAACAATTTGAGAGAGTTCTTCATTTTTATCAAGGGAAGATTATTTCCTATAAGAAAAAAGTAGATGGTAATTGTTTGGCAGCTTGGATTGCTGAAAGAAACCTCaatgatttaaggaaagaaaatgctcacaacagacaaaaattagccgaaacagagtttaaaatgaaacttttagaaaaagatCCTTATGCACTTGATGTTCCAAATACAGCATTTGGCAGACAGCATTCCTCATATGGTCCCTCTCCACTGGGTCGGCCTTCATCTGAAATGAGAGCTTTTCTCTATCCTCCAACTTTGTCGGAGGGTCCACTGAGACTCTCACCTTCGCTTCcaatgggaggagggagaggcccAAGAGGCCCAGGGAATCCTCTGGACCATCAGATTACCAATGAAAGAGGAGAATCAAGCTGTGAGAGGTTAACCAGTCCTTATAGGGCTCCTTCTGACACTGGGCCCCTGTCGCCTCCGTGGGAACAGGACCGTAGGATGATGTTTCCTCCACCAGGACAATCATATCCTGATTCAGCTCTTCCTCCACAAAGGCAAGAcacattttattctaattctgcTAGACGCTCTGGACCAGCAGAACTCGGAAGTTTTAATATGCCTTCTTCGGATAAAATGGATGGGTCAATGCCTTCAGAAATGGAATCCAGTAGAAATGATACCAAAGATAATCTTGGTAATTTAAATGTGCCTGATTCATCTCTCCCCGCTGAAAATGAAGCAACTGGCCCGGGCTTTGTTCCTCCAGCTCTCGCTCCAATCAGAGGTCCGTTGTTGCCAGTGGATATGAGAGGCCCGTTCATGAGAAGAGGACCTCCtttccctccacctcctccaggaaccATGTTTGGAGCttctccaaattattttccacCAAGGGATGTCCCAGGTCCACCACGTGCTCCATTTGCAATGAGAAATGTCTATCCACCGAGGGGTTTTCCTCCTTACCTTCCCCCAAGACCTGGATTTtggcccccccccacccccacattctGA
- the LOC112610898 gene encoding endoplasmic reticulum export factor CTAGE5-like isoform X4 has translation MEEPGATPQPYWGLLLEEPRRVVAALPEGRRPDSTPYGFPWELVICAAVVGFFAVPFFLWRSFRSVRSRLYAGREKNLADALSGLIEEKCRLLEKFSLVQKEYEAYEATCEKLNRSNSELEHEILCLEKELKEEKSKHSEQDELMADISKGIQSLEDESKSLKSQVAEAKMTLKRFQMNEERLKIAIQDALNENCQLQESQKQLLQEAEVWKEQVSELNKQKITFEDSKVHAEQVLNDKENHIETLTEHLLQIKDWAAMLEEDITDDGNLELEMNSESEGGAYLDNPPKGALKKLIHAAKLNTSLTTLEGERNQIYIQLSEVDETKKELRGHIKNLQTEQASLQSENTHFESENQKLQEKVKVMTELYQENAMKLYRKLIVEENNRSENEKLSKVDETISHGTGELETCRKRAKDLEEQFERVLHFYQGKIISYKKKVDGNCLAAWIAERNLNDLRKENAHNRQKLAETEFKMKLLEKDPYALDVPNTAFGRGPRGPGNPLDHQITNERGESSCERLTSPYRAPSDTGPLSPPWEQDRRMMFPPPGQSYPDSALPPQRQDTFYSNSARRSGPAELGSFNMPSSDKMDGSMPSEMESSRNDTKDNLGNLNVPDSSLPAENEATGPGFVPPALAPIRGPLLPVDMRGPFMRRGPPFPPPPPGTMFGASPNYFPPRDVPGPPRAPFAMRNVYPPRGFPPYLPPRPGFWPPPTPTF, from the exons ATGGAGGAGCCCGGGGCTACCCCTCAGCCTTACTGGGGGCTGCTCCTGGAGGAGCCACGCAGGGTTGTGGCAGCACTGCCTGAAGGCAGGAGACCAGATTCGACTCCTTATGGTTTTCCATGGGAATTGGTGATATGTGCAGCTGTCGTTGGATTTTTTGCTGTTCCCTTTTTCTTGTGGAGAAGTTTTAGATCGGTTAGGAGTCGGCTTTATGCGGGAAGAGAGAAAAACCTTGCTGACGCGCTTTCTGGactaattgaagaaaaatgtagaTTACTTGAAAAGTTTAGCCTTGTTCAAAAAGAGTATGAAGCCTATGAA GCAACCTGTGAAAAGCTGAACAGGTCCAATTCTGAACTTGAGCATGAAATACTCTGTCTagaaaaagagttaaaagaagagaaatcgaAACATTCTGAACAAGATGAATTGATGGCGGATATTTCCAAAGGCATACAGTCTCTAGAAGATGAGTCAAAATCCCTCaaatcccaagtagctgaagcCAAAATGACCTTGAAGAGatttcaaatgaatgaagaaCGACTGAAGATAGCAATACAAGATGCTTTGAATGAAAATTGTCAACTTCAGGAAAGCCAGAAACAGCTTTTGCAAGAAGCTGAAGTATGGAAAGAACAAGTGAGTGaacttaataaacagaaaataacatttgaagaCTCCAAAGTACACGCAGAACAAGTtctaaatgataaagaaaatcacaTCGAGACTCTAACTGAACACTTGCTACAGATCAAAGATTGGGCTGCTATGCTGGAAGAAGACATAACAGATGATGGTAACTTGGAATTAGAAATGAACAGTGAATCAGAAGGTGGTGCTTACTTAGATAATCCTCCGAAAGGAGCTTTGAAGAAACTGATTCATGCAGCTAAGTTAAATACTTCGTTAACAACcttagaaggagaaagaaaccaAATTTATATTCAGTTATCTGAAGTTGATGAAACCAAGAAGGAGCTCAGAGGGCATATTAAAAACCTTCAGACGGAACAAGCATCTTTGCAGTCGGAAAACACACACTTTGAAAGTGAGAATCAGAAACTTCAAGAGAAAGTTAAAGTAATGACTGAATTATATCAAGAAAATGCAATGAAACTCTACAGGAAATTAATAGTAGAGGAAAATAACCGGTCAGAGAATGAGAAACTTTCTAAAGTAGATGAAACGATCAGCCATGGCACTGGAGAGCTGGAGACCTGCAGAAAGCGAGCCAAAGATCTGGAAGAACAATTTGAGAGAGTTCTTCATTTTTATCAAGGGAAGATTATTTCCTATAAGAAAAAAGTAGATGGTAATTGTTTGGCAGCTTGGATTGCTGAAAGAAACCTCaatgatttaaggaaagaaaatgctcacaacagacaaaaattagccgaaacagagtttaaaatgaaacttttagaaaaagatCCTTATGCACTTGATGTTCCAAATACAGCATTTG ggagaggcccAAGAGGCCCAGGGAATCCTCTGGACCATCAGATTACCAATGAAAGAGGAGAATCAAGCTGTGAGAGGTTAACCAGTCCTTATAGGGCTCCTTCTGACACTGGGCCCCTGTCGCCTCCGTGGGAACAGGACCGTAGGATGATGTTTCCTCCACCAGGACAATCATATCCTGATTCAGCTCTTCCTCCACAAAGGCAAGAcacattttattctaattctgcTAGACGCTCTGGACCAGCAGAACTCGGAAGTTTTAATATGCCTTCTTCGGATAAAATGGATGGGTCAATGCCTTCAGAAATGGAATCCAGTAGAAATGATACCAAAGATAATCTTGGTAATTTAAATGTGCCTGATTCATCTCTCCCCGCTGAAAATGAAGCAACTGGCCCGGGCTTTGTTCCTCCAGCTCTCGCTCCAATCAGAGGTCCGTTGTTGCCAGTGGATATGAGAGGCCCGTTCATGAGAAGAGGACCTCCtttccctccacctcctccaggaaccATGTTTGGAGCttctccaaattattttccacCAAGGGATGTCCCAGGTCCACCACGTGCTCCATTTGCAATGAGAAATGTCTATCCACCGAGGGGTTTTCCTCCTTACCTTCCCCCAAGACCTGGATTTtggcccccccccacccccacattctGA